One Drechmeria coniospora strain ARSEF 6962 chromosome 01, whole genome shotgun sequence genomic region harbors:
- a CDS encoding putative glycoside hydrolase family 95 protein: protein MWSSTPAIFGGGNTGYPVGNGMLGAMQFGNPGKEQILLNVDSMWSGGVKQFPEYRGGNPTSNMSEILAELREKIFLDGTGNASQMAGSSEGFGEYRILGNFSINIDHPGKFDDYKRSLDLETGTYRTSYRVDDSNYNTLLFCSHPSRVADTNYESRKGNKAENYRFLEGKSAERVIYHTYNAIHLTMKKRVREQTKDYNANLNGFILDLPDHRNSSKAETATLFARYRAEGKGDPFVESLLFDYSRYLLLASSRKRSLPPSVQGRWIERMDRERGAEYSANIHLQANYWVAHQTGMDDTLHALWEFLKNTLATRGSETAKLLYNASGWVAHNELNIFGYTGIKGEAEWNNYPISAAWLMQHVWDHFEYSQDRTFLRTTGYPLMRDVSKFWLSQLQEDKYSKDGSLVANPCTSPEHGPTTFGCAHFQQLIHQILETTRRAMRHVKVCDKVFQSKLDTAISHLDKGLHLTSQGSIKEWKLPESEGHETDDKSQHLSHLVGWFPGYSIASFQDGYRNSTIQQAVKSSLESRGTGEENGNSSWAKAWRAACWARLNNTEQAYAHLRRLIQSNIAENGLSTSSGPDSPFQMSGNMALAGAILSMLVVDLPLPHSRIGEARTVVLGPAIPSMWAGGKVTGLMLRGGWKVDFSWDANGKVDKAELHGKGRGEVVLVNVDGVIMN, encoded by the exons ATGTGGTCATCAACACCGGCGATCTTTGGCGGTGGCAATACGGGATACCCAGTTGGAAATGGAATGCTTGGGG CCATGCAGTTTGGCAACCCAGGCAAGGAACAGATTCTGCTGAACGTCGATTCAATGTGGTCTGGTGGTGTGAAACAATTTCCG GAATATCGCGGAGGCAATCCCACTTCAAACATGTCAGagatcctcgccgagcttcgCGAAAAGATCTTCCTGGACGGAACAGGCA ACGCGTCCCAAATGGCGGGTAGCAGTGAGGGATTTGGAGAATATCGTATTCTGGGCAATTTTAGCATCAATATCGATCATCCTGGCAAATTTGATGACTACAAGCGGAGCCTCGACCTCGAAACGGGCACTTATAGGACCAGCTACCGAGTCGACGACAGCAACTATAATACCTTGTTATTCTGCTCACACCCATCTCGTGT CGCCGATACCAACTACGAGTCCAGGAAAGGCAACAAGGCTGAGAATTATCGATTTCTTGAGGGGAAATCTGCCGAGAGGGTCATCTACCATACGTATAATGCCATTCACCTGACCATGAAGAAAAGGGTTCGGGAACAGACCAAAGACTACAACGCAAATCTGAACGGATTCATCCTTGACTTGCCGGACCACAGAAACTCGTCGAAGGCGGAGACAGCCACGCTATTTGCTCGCTACAGGGCGGAGGGAAAGGGGGATCCGTTCGTGGAAAGCCTTCTATTCGACTACTCGCGTTACCTGCTGCTCGCCTCCTCTCGAAAAAGATCTCTGCCTCCCAGTGTCCAGGGTCGATGGATAGAGCGGATGGACAGGGAGCGCGGCGCCGAATACAGTGCCAACATCCACCTTCAGGCGAACTACTGGGTCGCGCACCAGACCGGCATGGACGACACCTTGCATGCTCTTTGGGAATTCCTGAAGAACACGCTGGCAACGAGGGGATCGGAGACAGCCAAGCTTCTCTACAATGCCAGCGGTTGGGTCGCCCACAACGAACTCAATATTTTTGGTTACACCGGCATCAAGGGCGAAGCTGAATGGAACAACT ATCCCATTTCTGCCGCCTGGCTCATGCAGCACGTTTGGGACCACTTCGAGTACAGCCAGGACCGGACGTTCCTCCGGACGACGGGATACCCGCTCATGAGAGACGTCTCCAAGTTCTGGCTCTCCCAGCTGCAGGAAGATAAATACAGCAAGGACGGTAGCCTCGTGGCGAATCCGTGCACGAGCCCGGAGCATGGCCCTACGACCTTTGGCTGTGCTCACTTCCAGCAGCTGATCCATCAAATCTTGGAGACAACGCGGCGAGCGATGCGGCATGTCAAGGTTTGCGACAAAGTCTTCCAATCGAAGCTTGACACCGCCATAAGTCACCTCGACAAGGGCCTCCACCTGACCAGCCAGGGCAGCATCAAGGAATGGAAGCTGCCCGAGTCGGAGGGCCACGAGACGGACGACAAGAGCCAACACCTGTCTCACCTCGTCGGCTGGTTCCCGGGCTACTCCATCGCCTCGTTTCAGGACGGCTACCGGAACTCGACGATTCAGCAAGCCGTCAAGTCCAGCCTCGAATCGCGCGGAACGGGCGAGGAAAACGGCAACAGCAGCTGGGCCAAGGCATGGCGGGCGGCGTGCTGGGCGCGGCTGAACAACACGGAGCAGGCCTACGCGCATCTTCGACGGCTCATCCAAAGCAACATTGCCGAAAACGGCCTTTCGACTTCCTCGGGACCGGATTCACCATTCCAAATGTCGGGCAACATGGCCTTGGCAGGTGCCATACTAagcatgctcgtcgtcgatctcCCGCTGCCACACAGTCGAATAGGGGAGGCTCGAACGGTCGTTCTGGGGCCTGCCATTCCCTCCATGTGGGCTGGAGGCAAAGTCACAGGCTTGATGCTTCGAGGCGGTTGGAAGGTCGACTTTAGCTGGGACGCCAATGGCAAGGTAGACAAGGCAGAGCTGCACGGTAAGGGTAGGGGGGAGGTTGTGCTTGTGAACGTGGATGGAGTCATCATGAACTAG